In a single window of the Thermoanaerobacterium sp. PSU-2 genome:
- the spoVK gene encoding stage V sporulation protein K, translating to MSIWSVNFENYKIEKKSKSDDNKNIEKDKNLEIEALKELNSLIGLNKVKQIINELYALEQVQIKRKNAGLVTDPIVLHMVFKGNPGTGKTTVARILGKLLKGIGVLNKGHVVEVERADLVGEYIGHTAHRVQENVKKALGGILFVDEAYSLARGGEKDFGKEAIDTLVKAMEDYKDQFVLILAGYRDEMEYFLNTNPGLRSRFPIQIDFPDYTIDELLRIAELMTKNRQYVLTDSAKRKIMKVLINDNTTREIGNARLVRNIIERAIRKQAVRVINKKTITKDDLMIIDSIDIRED from the coding sequence ATGAGTATATGGTCTGTAAACTTTGAAAATTATAAGATTGAAAAAAAATCAAAATCTGATGACAATAAAAATATAGAAAAAGATAAAAACCTCGAGATAGAAGCATTAAAAGAATTAAACTCTTTAATTGGCCTTAACAAAGTAAAACAAATAATAAACGAGTTATATGCTTTAGAGCAAGTTCAAATTAAGAGGAAAAATGCAGGATTAGTGACAGATCCAATAGTTTTACATATGGTGTTTAAGGGGAATCCTGGTACTGGAAAGACAACCGTTGCAAGAATATTGGGTAAGCTTTTAAAGGGCATTGGAGTCCTTAACAAAGGACATGTGGTAGAAGTGGAAAGAGCCGACTTAGTTGGCGAATACATAGGACATACGGCTCATAGAGTACAAGAAAATGTAAAAAAAGCATTAGGCGGAATATTATTTGTAGATGAAGCTTATTCCTTGGCAAGGGGTGGAGAAAAGGACTTTGGTAAAGAGGCGATTGATACTTTAGTCAAAGCAATGGAAGATTACAAAGATCAATTTGTCTTGATTTTGGCAGGTTATAGAGATGAAATGGAATATTTTCTAAACACAAACCCAGGTTTAAGATCTAGATTCCCTATACAAATTGATTTTCCTGACTACACTATAGATGAATTGTTACGGATTGCAGAATTAATGACAAAGAATAGGCAATACGTACTAACAGATAGCGCAAAAAGAAAAATAATGAAAGTTTTAATTAATGACAATACTACAAGAGAAATAGGCAATGCGAGATTGGTTAGAAACATAATTGAAAGAGCTATAAGAAAACAAGCTGTAAGAGTAATAAATAAAAAAACAATAACAAAAGACGATTTGATGATAATTGATTCTATTGATATTAGAGAGGATTGA
- the purB gene encoding adenylosuccinate lyase, producing the protein MSNLYENPLITRYASKEMSQIFSDDEKFKTWRKLWIALAKSEKELGLNITDEQIEEMEKHVEDINYEDAKRLEKELRHDVMAHIRAYGLQCPKAKPIIHLGATSAFVDDNTDIILMYKGFQIIRKKLLKLIEILSDFALKYKDIPTLGFTHFQPAQLTTVGKRATLWIQDLIFDYEDLEYRLKNIKLRGVKGTTGTQASFMELFNGDEEKVKLLDRLVVEKMGFDKSFDVTGQTYTRKYDFLLLSVLSEIAQSAHKFSNDIRLLQHLKEIEEPFEEKQVGSSAMAYKRNPMRCERIASLSRYVITALLNSSITSSSQWFERTLDDSANRRIIIPEMFLATDAILNLYLNVASGLQVNTKIINKHVMNELPFMATEAILMECVVKGGDRQELHEVIRENSLKAQEIIKNGGENQLLDMLKKDERIILSDTEIDDIINPIKFTGRAINQTVEYIKNVVKPLLNANRIEDVEVSIEV; encoded by the coding sequence ATGTCAAATCTATATGAAAATCCATTGATAACACGTTATGCAAGCAAAGAAATGTCTCAAATATTCTCAGATGATGAAAAATTCAAAACTTGGAGAAAGCTATGGATCGCTTTAGCAAAAAGCGAAAAAGAATTAGGGCTTAATATTACCGATGAACAAATAGAAGAGATGGAGAAACATGTTGAAGATATAAATTACGAAGATGCTAAGAGACTGGAAAAAGAACTTCGGCACGATGTCATGGCACATATTAGAGCATATGGCCTGCAGTGTCCAAAGGCAAAGCCAATTATACACTTAGGAGCAACATCTGCTTTTGTGGATGATAATACAGATATTATACTTATGTATAAAGGATTCCAGATAATCAGAAAAAAATTACTTAAGCTAATTGAGATACTTTCAGATTTTGCATTAAAATATAAAGATATACCTACATTGGGTTTTACTCACTTTCAACCAGCTCAGTTGACAACTGTCGGGAAAAGAGCTACTCTATGGATTCAAGATTTGATATTTGATTACGAAGATCTTGAATATAGGCTTAAAAATATAAAGCTAAGAGGCGTAAAAGGAACAACAGGAACACAGGCAAGTTTCATGGAGCTGTTTAATGGTGACGAAGAAAAAGTAAAACTGCTTGATAGGCTTGTAGTAGAAAAGATGGGCTTTGACAAATCGTTTGACGTAACTGGCCAAACTTACACAAGGAAGTATGACTTTTTGCTTCTTTCTGTTTTAAGTGAAATAGCTCAAAGTGCACACAAATTCAGCAATGATATAAGATTGTTGCAGCATTTAAAGGAAATAGAAGAACCATTTGAAGAAAAACAAGTAGGCTCATCAGCAATGGCATATAAAAGAAATCCAATGAGATGCGAAAGGATAGCATCACTTTCCAGGTACGTTATTACGGCACTGCTTAATTCATCAATTACATCATCTTCACAATGGTTTGAAAGAACACTTGATGATTCTGCCAATAGAAGAATTATAATACCAGAGATGTTTCTCGCAACTGATGCTATTTTAAATTTATATTTAAATGTCGCATCTGGATTACAGGTGAATACCAAAATAATTAACAAGCATGTCATGAATGAACTGCCATTTATGGCTACTGAAGCAATTTTAATGGAATGTGTTGTAAAAGGCGGAGATAGACAAGAATTGCATGAAGTCATACGTGAAAATTCGCTAAAGGCCCAGGAAATTATTAAAAACGGTGGAGAAAATCAGCTATTAGATATGTTAAAAAAAGATGAAAGAATAATTTTGTCAGACACAGAGATTGATGATATTATAAATCCTATCAAATTTACTGGAAGAGCTATAAATCAGACGGTAGAATACATAAAGAATGTGGTTAAACCGTTGCTTAATGCAAATCGCATTGAAGACGTAGAAGTCAGTATAGAAGTATAA
- the asnS gene encoding asparagine--tRNA ligase produces MNLIKIKEMKDHVGEEVTINGWLYNKRSSGKIKFLIIRDGSGFVQGIVVKNEVDENVFELCDKLTQESSISVSGIVRKDERSPFGFELTVKNVDLIQMAFNDYPISLKEHGVDFLLDNRHLWIRTPRQQAILSIRHEVIKAIQEFLNNNDFVRIDSPIITPSTCEGTSDLFQIDYFGENAYLSQTGQLYQEAAAMAFGKVYSFGPTFRAEKSKTRRHLNEFWMVEPEMAFVDHYGNMEVQEKLVEYIVQSVLENCSRELKELGRDLGKLEKIKTPFPRLTYDEAIELLNKNGYEIQWGNDLGSPDETFLSNQFDKPVFITEYPAKCKAFYMQPKEDRPEVVLCADLLAPEGYGEIIGGSQRIHDYDLLVKRLKEENLPIDMYDWYLDLRKYGTVPHSGFGLGIERTVAWITNTEHVRECIPFPRTLSRIRP; encoded by the coding sequence ATGAATCTGATAAAAATAAAAGAAATGAAAGATCATGTGGGGGAAGAAGTTACAATTAATGGATGGCTATACAATAAAAGATCCAGCGGGAAAATTAAATTTTTAATAATACGAGATGGATCTGGATTTGTTCAGGGCATAGTTGTAAAAAATGAAGTAGACGAAAATGTCTTTGAACTTTGCGACAAATTAACACAGGAATCTTCTATATCAGTTTCTGGCATTGTGAGAAAAGATGAAAGATCTCCTTTCGGTTTCGAACTTACAGTTAAAAATGTAGATTTAATACAGATGGCTTTTAATGATTATCCTATTTCATTAAAAGAACATGGAGTAGATTTTTTATTAGACAATAGACACCTTTGGATCAGAACACCGAGACAGCAGGCAATTTTGTCTATTCGCCATGAAGTTATAAAGGCAATACAAGAGTTTTTAAATAATAATGATTTTGTAAGAATTGACTCGCCAATCATAACACCATCTACTTGTGAAGGAACTTCAGACCTTTTTCAAATAGATTATTTTGGTGAAAATGCTTATCTTTCACAAACTGGTCAGTTGTATCAAGAAGCTGCTGCCATGGCATTTGGTAAGGTGTACAGCTTTGGTCCAACATTTAGAGCTGAAAAATCAAAAACGAGAAGACACTTAAATGAGTTTTGGATGGTTGAGCCTGAAATGGCTTTTGTCGATCATTACGGCAATATGGAAGTTCAAGAAAAGTTGGTAGAATACATAGTTCAATCTGTATTAGAAAACTGTTCAAGGGAATTAAAAGAACTTGGAAGAGATCTAGGTAAGCTGGAAAAAATCAAAACTCCTTTTCCTCGATTGACATACGATGAAGCAATTGAGCTTTTGAATAAAAATGGATATGAGATTCAATGGGGGAATGATTTGGGCTCGCCAGATGAGACATTCTTGTCAAATCAATTCGATAAACCTGTCTTCATAACTGAATACCCTGCCAAATGCAAAGCCTTTTACATGCAGCCGAAAGAAGATAGACCTGAAGTAGTGCTATGTGCAGATTTGCTTGCACCTGAAGGCTATGGGGAGATTATTGGAGGCAGTCAGCGTATTCACGATTATGATTTGTTAGTAAAAAGGCTGAAAGAAGAAAATTTGCCTATTGATATGTACGATTGGTATCTTGATTTAAGAAAATATGGCACTGTACCACATTCCGGCTTTGGACTTGGTATAGAGAGAACAGTTGCATGGATAACTAATACAGAACATGTGAGAGAATGCATACCATTTCCAAGAACACTGTCCAGAATTCGCCCATAA